The following coding sequences are from one Devosia yakushimensis window:
- a CDS encoding inositol monophosphatase family protein → MTEHTTRPTRTLIEDIARRAGAIALEHFQSLAGLPVERKGHLDLVTEADRAVEQFLTSSLRRAFPDDGVFGEEAGETAGTSGRIWVIDPIDGTFNFVRGGQNWAISIGLFENRRPVYGTIFAPARALMLSGGVDAPAQRNGMPMGPLPPLDFAQGATGIGWHPSIGTADRIELIRFVSDELGINVRFCGSSTLSLVDIALGETDGYLALGDSTWDVMAGLPILASLGVSHTIDWDHTGLDAKLRFACGTEGFLDKVRPLLKTIAVPA, encoded by the coding sequence ATGACAGAGCACACTACGCGCCCAACCCGGACGCTTATCGAAGACATCGCACGTCGCGCCGGCGCAATCGCCCTCGAGCATTTCCAATCTCTCGCCGGCCTGCCCGTGGAACGGAAGGGCCATCTCGATCTGGTCACCGAGGCGGATCGCGCGGTCGAACAATTCCTGACATCCAGTCTCCGCAGGGCTTTCCCGGACGATGGCGTCTTTGGGGAGGAAGCTGGCGAGACCGCAGGCACATCAGGCCGGATCTGGGTCATTGATCCGATCGATGGCACGTTCAACTTCGTTCGCGGTGGTCAGAATTGGGCCATATCAATCGGCCTGTTCGAGAACAGAAGGCCGGTCTACGGGACGATCTTCGCGCCGGCACGTGCCCTGATGTTGAGCGGAGGCGTCGATGCGCCCGCGCAGCGCAACGGGATGCCAATGGGCCCGCTGCCCCCGCTTGACTTCGCCCAGGGCGCGACGGGAATTGGCTGGCATCCGAGCATCGGCACAGCGGATCGTATCGAGTTGATCCGCTTTGTTTCCGATGAGCTGGGGATCAATGTCCGGTTCTGTGGCTCCTCAACACTGTCGCTCGTCGATATCGCGTTGGGCGAGACAGATGGGTACCTGGCCCTGGGCGATTCAACCTGGGACGTGATGGCGGGCCTGCCGATCCTGGCCAGCCTTGGCGTGTCCCATACGATTGATTGGGACCATACCGGCCTTGACGCAAAGCTCCGCTTCGCCTGCGGCACCGAGGGCTTCCTTGACAAGGTCAGACCACTGCTCAAGACCATTGCGGTACCCGCCTGA
- a CDS encoding aldose 1-epimerase family protein, whose translation MSQDLVDPNGPSLPNPQSLSRSALRERTVDGRGLADIRLLQLEDGPGRGQRLLVVRNATGIGCEIALDRGFDISSATWRGINIGWNSANGLPWPPHPIDAEHGVGFYRNLDGFLVTCGLDHIGGARKTGAEHFIHKHRREVFHPLHGRISSQRATLSGYGITWEQDVPTIWAEGMVRQSAVFGENLILRRRIQIEVFGTRVDIADTVENAGFRPTPHAMLYHLNFGYPFLDQNTRISGDISPDFTAAFNDGDKRPHPDFVDYYEGIAVQPNQAIATIELRNEALLGGMRARLSYPTAALPALGIWRAFQSGIYALALEPAKPQSPETNILAPGESVTYKIGIGIGSTTDPNQPFL comes from the coding sequence ATGTCGCAGGACCTCGTCGATCCCAATGGGCCATCATTGCCAAATCCGCAAAGCCTGTCGCGCTCCGCCCTCAGGGAACGAACGGTAGATGGGCGTGGGCTGGCGGACATTCGCCTGCTTCAACTGGAGGACGGTCCGGGACGGGGGCAACGTTTGCTTGTCGTCCGCAACGCCACCGGAATTGGCTGTGAAATCGCTCTCGACCGCGGCTTCGACATTTCCAGCGCGACATGGCGCGGCATCAATATTGGCTGGAACAGTGCCAATGGCCTGCCCTGGCCACCGCACCCGATCGATGCCGAGCATGGCGTGGGCTTCTACAGAAACCTCGACGGCTTCCTCGTAACCTGCGGCCTGGATCATATCGGGGGAGCCAGGAAGACCGGGGCGGAGCACTTTATTCACAAACACCGACGCGAGGTTTTCCATCCCCTGCATGGCCGCATCTCCAGCCAGCGCGCCACTCTTTCGGGATATGGCATCACCTGGGAGCAGGACGTCCCGACAATCTGGGCAGAAGGCATGGTCAGGCAAAGCGCCGTGTTTGGAGAAAACCTCATCCTGCGTCGCCGCATTCAGATCGAGGTTTTTGGTACCCGGGTCGATATTGCCGACACGGTAGAGAATGCCGGCTTCCGTCCCACGCCCCACGCGATGCTCTATCATCTCAATTTCGGCTATCCGTTTCTCGATCAGAACACCAGGATATCAGGCGACATCAGCCCCGATTTCACGGCTGCCTTCAACGACGGCGACAAACGTCCTCACCCCGATTTCGTCGACTATTATGAAGGCATAGCGGTGCAGCCCAACCAAGCGATCGCCACGATCGAGTTGCGGAATGAAGCCCTCCTGGGCGGAATGCGCGCACGCCTATCATACCCGACCGCCGCCCTGCCCGCGCTGGGGATCTGGCGGGCGTTTCAGTCCGGGATCTATGCGCTGGCACTTGAGCCGGCAAAGCCGCAATCGCCGGAAACCAACATCCTGGCGCCCGGCGAGTCTGTAACTTACAAAATTGGCATCGGCATCGGTTCGACCACTGACCCGAACCAGCCATTTCTGTAA